TGACTCGAGCATCCGCAGAGCTTCGTTCCCGATGGATTGCAACGAAAGAAAAGAGAGGCTCGTTCCTTGGGAAGTAAAGAAATTTTTTCCACTCTTTTTCAATGATTCGGCTCGTTCATTCGTCACGCCGAGACTCTCCTGTATGACATGAGTCACGTCTCTCCCGCCAGTATCGAGATTGCGACTGATTTTCACTATGCCATTGTCCACCAAGATGAGATTGGTCGCGCGAGAACCGATATCGATAATAAGAAACACGCCCTTTTCATTCCCGACAATTGATCGTGTCAGAGAAAATGTTTCGAGTTCGAGTGTGTCTATTTTCAGGCCAGTTTCTATCGCATATCGCTCATAACGTGCAATTTCTTTGTTGAGAGCTGATACGAGCAGAACTTCCATTTGTTTTCCTTTGTCAGGAGTATCCACGACACCGATCACTTTCCAGCTCAGAGCGATTTCATCCAAAGATGAAGGGATGTATTTTCGTGCTTCAAAGCGTACGGCTTCTTTGAGCTCTGACTCTTCCATAAGAGGAAGCTCAACAAAAAATATCAGTCCTGAAAAAGCAGGCATCGCCATGTATGCCGACACACTTTCTGGTTTCATATTCTGCTGTAACGTCTTCAGATAGTCGATGGTCTGTTGTTCATACGAGACAGCCGGATCGTCACCGACAGATTGATTGACATAGACCTGTCCGTAATTGACGAGTACAGGTTGATTATTTTTGAGAGAAAGTTCCACAGCTTTTATCGAACCCGTTCCGAAATCAATACCGAGGAAATGAGGTGTTCCAAAACCAAATGCCATATATGTGTATTTATATTTTCTTTCTACAAAAATACTATAGCACATTTTGAGAAAGAACCAAAATATTTCTCCATCCTTCTCATCATGTCATTCTCTCTCCATTTTCCATACAAAAAATGCTTTCTCTTCTCTTGTGAAAGAGCACAAGAAAACAAGAAGACTGACATTGACATATCGCTTGAGAAAAAATAGAATAGATGTACTCTATTTATCTCATAGAGAGTATGTATGATTTCCATAAAAATGTATGTTTGAAACGAATTTCAGCCAAAAATTGACACTCCACGCGAAACACAGTCTGAAAGAGGCTCGTGATATTGCTCGTTTCACCCGACACAACACGATAGAACCAGAACACCTCCTCATTGCTCTCTTTCTCGAACAGACGAGTCTCGGGAGCATACTTCTCGAAAATATGGGTTTCGAGAAAGAATCTCTTGCCAAACTCTGTTTCAAGAAAAAAACAGGCGGAAAAATACTTCCTGAATCAACCGTCATACCACTCTCTTCATCGGTCAAAGATATTCTTCGTCGTTCCTATGCTCTCGCCAATCAATTCCATTATCCCTATGTTGGTACGGAACACCTCGCTTTTGCCCTTTTTGAATCAGAAGAAAAAAATGCACTCGAAAAAATACTCGTGACACTTCACATCAGTCGAGCCAAGATACAATCTACATTCAAAGCGCACCTCAATTTCGATCATTTTCCTCAACTCGCCAAAATGCTCGATCTTCCTGACAATCTCCTGACCAAACAAACCACTTCCAGAGGCCTCACTCCATTTCTCGATCAGTACGCTGTCGATATGGCCAAAGGGTCAGTCTATGCGAGCGATATCCTCATCGGACGAGAGAATGAGACTGACCGCATCATACAAATACTCACTCGGAAACAGAAGAACAACCCCCTCCTTATCGGTGAGCCAGGTGTCGGAAAGACAGCTCTCGTAGCCGCTCTCGCCAAGATGATCTCGTCTGGTGGTGCTCCTCATTCACTTCATGGCAAACGTATTCTCCTCCTCGACCTCACACTCGTCGTGGCAGGGACCAATTTCCGTGGCGAATTCGAATCGCGTCTCAAAGAAATCCTGCGTGAAGCAATGCAAAACAAAAACATCATTCTTTTCATCGATGAGATACATACGATTGTCGGAGCGGGCAATACGAGCGGTGGCCTCGATGCAGCGAACATACTCAAACCTGCTCTCTCTCGTGGCGAAATCCAAGTGATAGGAGCGACCACTTTTGCTGAATACAAGCGTCATATCGAAAAAGATCCTGCGCTCGATCGTCGTTTTCAGTCTGTCATCGTCGCAGAACCAACCGTCGAAGAAACCAAAGAAATTCTCTGGAATATCAAAAAAAGTTACGAGGACTTTCATCACATCGCTCTCTCAAAGGATGTGATCGATACCGCTGTCGATATGAGTGTTCGGTTCATCCCTGATCGTTTCTTGCCAGACAAAGCGCTCGATATCATCGATGAGGCATCTGCTCTCGCCAAGCAAAAACGTGAAGCTTCCGAAACTATCAAACTCTTGATGGAACTCGAGGAAGAACTCATCACCACAAAAGAACTCAAGGAATCACTCATCCAAGGTGAGAAATACGATGATGCTGGTAAGTGGCTCGCTCGAGAAAAAACTCTTCAGAAAAAAATCGCTGGACTCCAAGTAGCACACAAACACCATCCAGAAAGTGAGCGTGTCGTAGTCACTCTCGAGCACATTCTCAAAACCGTCTCACATATGGCACATATTCCTTTTGCGAAACTTGCCAAAGAAAATCCGCGCCAGAAACTCACTCATATACAGAAGGCTCTCGGACAATACCTCGTCGGTCAGGCAGAAGTGAGTCAGGCGCTCGAACAAACACTGACTCGATCACTTTCGAATATCGGTGACCCTGATCGTCCTCTTGGATCATTCCTCTTCCTTGGTCCTACAGGAGTCGGCAAGACACTCACTGCCAAAATTCTCGCTCGGGAATTCTTCGGTGATGAAAACAATCTCATCCGTCTCGATATGAGCGAGTTTATGGAACGTCACAGTGTCGCACAGATTCTCGGTGCTCCCGCAGGATATATCGGGTATGGTGAAGGCGGAAAATTGACCGAACAAGTCCGTCGTAAACCCTATTCTGTCATATTATTCGATGAAATCGAAAAAGCACATCCCGATATCTTCAATATTCTCCTTCAGATCTTAGACGAAGGGGTACTTACCGATGCCGAAGGACGCAAGGTGAGCTTCCGTAACACGCTTATTGTACTCACATCCAATATTGGTACGAGCTCTTTCACGCAGACCGCTCGTATCGGTTTTGCCAAGAATATCAATACTTCAGATCTCCACGAACAATTCGATTCAATCAAACGCGAGGTACTGAACACTCTCAAGAAAGAACTTCGTCCAGAACTCCTCGCTCGTCTCGACCACACGCTTGTGTTTAATGCCCTGAGTGAAAAAGCAGTCGAACAGGTTGTCGCTCTCGAACTCTCCTCACTTGTCAGACGACTCGAAAAACAAGGTATCACACTCACCTATCCTCGATCGCTCGAACAGTATATTGCCAAGAAAAGCTTTGCGCCAGAACAAGGTGCTCGTCTCGTCAAGAAAAATATACAGGATATAGTAGAAAGAAGTATTGCGACGAGACTCCTCGATATGCCTAACAAAAAAACACTTCGTCTTTCGTTGAAAAAAGATTCTGTTTTGTGCATCTAACTATTGCTTCATTTTTTCGTTCTCCTGCCTTCAGGACATTCTGGGACTCGTGTCTCGATACATTCTTCCCTGTTTTTTGTCTGGGCTGTGGCGCATACGGGACTGCTCTCTGCGATCACTGTCTCCAGATATTTCCCCGTCGACTAGAACAACGATGTCCGACATGTGTACGAAATACGACACCACGAGGAGAGGTCTGCTTCGACTGTGTCGGAAAAAGCGCTCTCGACGGACTCTTCGCTGGATCGATCTACCGATTTCCTCTTGTATCTCACACGCTTCATACGTTCAAATACCGATTTATTGCGCCTCTCGCCTCCTCGCTCGGTACCTGGCTCGCAGAGAGGGTACAAGAGACCAATCTTCCCCTCCCTGATGCCATCATCCCTGTCCCACTCCATCCCAGACGACTGCGATTTCGTGGGTTCAATCAGTCCCTCCTCATCGCAGAAGTACTCGCGGATACACTCACTCCGGGTCTCGATACTCTGGTACTCGCAAACGTATTGCTCCGCACCCGATATACCAAACCACAGATGAAGACGCAAAGTAAAGAAGAGCGTCAGGGTAATCTCACGGGAGCATTCACGATCGCCCCAGAATATACATCACTCATACAAGACAAATCCATCTGGCTCATCGATGATGTCTCGACAACAGGTACAACTCTCGAAGAATGTGCTCTCGTCCTCAAAAAATCTGGTGCCAAGAGTGTTTTCGGTATTGTTCTCGCACGCTAAAACAAAAAAGTTACGTAATGAATTACGTAACTTTTTTTATGAGAGATTGAAAAGGAGAACTAGTATTCGACGAAGTACTGAATTTTCGCTTTTTCTTTGAGATCATTCACCCATTTCTCTGCCTCTGTATTGAATTTTTGTCCTTTCAGTTGTTCGCGCACTTGATTCTTCATATCTTCTGAATTTGTTCCTTTCGGCAGAAGCGTCTTATTTTCTTCGAGATATGTGTTGATTTCTTCATCACTTACCGCCACTTTGTCCGCCAACACCTGCTCCAATTGTTTACTGATGATGATCTGATCACGGAGCTCTGTCACTGTCATTCCTTGTGAAGCAAGTGCTTCTTCGAGTGTTCCTCCTTGTGTAGATACCTGATCTTCTATTTTCTTCATTTCTGCATCGATATCCGCATCACTCACCACGATTCCTGCTTTCTTGATTTCTCCATCAATAAGTTTCTTGGTGATCATCGTTTCCACAATACTCTTTCCTGCCTTGCTTTCGAGTTCCTTCACGACACTGAGACGGCTGATCGGACTTCCATTGACTGTTGCTACGACAAATACTCCTCGATACATATAGAAAGCAAGAGAAAACACAGCAAAGATAGCAATCACTACAACGAAACTCTTCGTCGTACGGCTCGTCCCTGCGACAAAGTCTTTCCATTCCTGCATTTTCATCACCAAAGTTTTTTTCGATTCCGAAGATTTTGTATCAAAACTTTCTTCCTCGATTCTTTCTGTTTTTGGTGTTTCTACCACTTCTGTTTCTGGTTTCTTTACTTCTTCTTTGATTGTTTCATTTTCCATAACCGTATCTGCTAAAAAAATTAATCTGATTTACTTAAAAAAAGAAAAGATAGCGTTTCTTCTTTGATGTATTTTAGCATAAAATGAAAAAGGTGTCATTCAATAAAAATCAAGTCGCAAACGGTCTATGCTCAGCATTATCTAACGAATATTGTCCAATAGTTGATTAAAGTCTGTGCCAATCCATCGCTTTACCTCCTTCCCCTCGCTACCAAGAAGAATCAGTGTTGTTTGAAGGGTTACCTTATGC
This DNA window, taken from Candidatus Moraniibacteriota bacterium, encodes the following:
- the pilM gene encoding type IV pilus assembly protein PilM; translation: MAFGFGTPHFLGIDFGTGSIKAVELSLKNNQPVLVNYGQVYVNQSVGDDPAVSYEQQTIDYLKTLQQNMKPESVSAYMAMPAFSGLIFFVELPLMEESELKEAVRFEARKYIPSSLDEIALSWKVIGVVDTPDKGKQMEVLLVSALNKEIARYERYAIETGLKIDTLELETFSLTRSIVGNEKGVFLIIDIGSRATNLILVDNGIVKISRNLDTGGRDVTHVIQESLGVTNERAESLKKSGKNFFTSQGTSLSFLSLQSIGNEALRMLESYQVKHPETKCEKVFLSGGTAHFAGIVDYYTELLHLPVVMGNPWQRIQYDSALETQIQELGTSFSVAVGLALAGVDALSAEKENTENPLMTKKKFSFKDIFTKKL
- a CDS encoding ATP-dependent Clp protease ATP-binding subunit — its product is MFETNFSQKLTLHAKHSLKEARDIARFTRHNTIEPEHLLIALFLEQTSLGSILLENMGFEKESLAKLCFKKKTGGKILPESTVIPLSSSVKDILRRSYALANQFHYPYVGTEHLAFALFESEEKNALEKILVTLHISRAKIQSTFKAHLNFDHFPQLAKMLDLPDNLLTKQTTSRGLTPFLDQYAVDMAKGSVYASDILIGRENETDRIIQILTRKQKNNPLLIGEPGVGKTALVAALAKMISSGGAPHSLHGKRILLLDLTLVVAGTNFRGEFESRLKEILREAMQNKNIILFIDEIHTIVGAGNTSGGLDAANILKPALSRGEIQVIGATTFAEYKRHIEKDPALDRRFQSVIVAEPTVEETKEILWNIKKSYEDFHHIALSKDVIDTAVDMSVRFIPDRFLPDKALDIIDEASALAKQKREASETIKLLMELEEELITTKELKESLIQGEKYDDAGKWLAREKTLQKKIAGLQVAHKHHPESERVVVTLEHILKTVSHMAHIPFAKLAKENPRQKLTHIQKALGQYLVGQAEVSQALEQTLTRSLSNIGDPDRPLGSFLFLGPTGVGKTLTAKILAREFFGDENNLIRLDMSEFMERHSVAQILGAPAGYIGYGEGGKLTEQVRRKPYSVILFDEIEKAHPDIFNILLQILDEGVLTDAEGRKVSFRNTLIVLTSNIGTSSFTQTARIGFAKNINTSDLHEQFDSIKREVLNTLKKELRPELLARLDHTLVFNALSEKAVEQVVALELSSLVRRLEKQGITLTYPRSLEQYIAKKSFAPEQGARLVKKNIQDIVERSIATRLLDMPNKKTLRLSLKKDSVLCI
- a CDS encoding ComF family protein codes for the protein MHLTIASFFRSPAFRTFWDSCLDTFFPVFCLGCGAYGTALCDHCLQIFPRRLEQRCPTCVRNTTPRGEVCFDCVGKSALDGLFAGSIYRFPLVSHTLHTFKYRFIAPLASSLGTWLAERVQETNLPLPDAIIPVPLHPRRLRFRGFNQSLLIAEVLADTLTPGLDTLVLANVLLRTRYTKPQMKTQSKEERQGNLTGAFTIAPEYTSLIQDKSIWLIDDVSTTGTTLEECALVLKKSGAKSVFGIVLAR
- a CDS encoding SurA N-terminal domain-containing protein — protein: MENETIKEEVKKPETEVVETPKTERIEEESFDTKSSESKKTLVMKMQEWKDFVAGTSRTTKSFVVVIAIFAVFSLAFYMYRGVFVVATVNGSPISRLSVVKELESKAGKSIVETMITKKLIDGEIKKAGIVVSDADIDAEMKKIEDQVSTQGGTLEEALASQGMTVTELRDQIIISKQLEQVLADKVAVSDEEINTYLEENKTLLPKGTNSEDMKNQVREQLKGQKFNTEAEKWVNDLKEKAKIQYFVEY